A single region of the Gossypium arboreum isolate Shixiya-1 chromosome 12, ASM2569848v2, whole genome shotgun sequence genome encodes:
- the LOC108478128 gene encoding nudix hydrolase 4, which yields MGGISGFLTNFSPFTNLFESILEKIPVKLPIPLEKMVSYVSYPRTGRHLQRYDNRGFRLVVGCIPYRYKKLEEASSNEEEIEVLVISAQNGKGMLFPKGGWENDESMEDAAIRETLEEAGVLGIIECKLGKWSYKSKRQSIFHEGHMFPLLVKKELDPWPEKNIRERKWVTISKAREECPHLWMKEALEELVRRHMQPPTDEKVN from the exons ATGGGGGGAATCTCTGGATTTCTCACAAATTTTTCCCCATTTACCAATCTTTTCGAATCAATCCTTGAAAAAATCCCTGTCAAATTACCAATCCCTCTTGAGAAAATGGTTTCTTATGTTTCTTATCCTCGTACTGGTAGGCATTTGCAACGCTATGATAACAGAGGCTTTCGTTTAGTTGTTGG GTGTATACCATACAGATACAAGAAACTTGAAGAGGCAAGTTCAAATGAAGAAGAGATTGAAGTGCTTGTGATCAGTGCACAAAATGGTAAAGGCATGTTGTTCCCCAAAGGTGGATGGGAAAATGATGAATCCATGGAAGATGCTGCCATCCGTGAGACACTTGAAGAAGCTGGTGTCCTTGGCATTATTGAA TGCAAATTAGGGAAATGGTCGTACAAAAGCAAGAGGCAAAGTATCTTCCATGAAGGCCATATGTTTCCTTTGCTTGTGAAGAAAGAATTAGATCCATGGCCTGAGAAAAACATCCGAGAAAGGAAATGG GTAACCATCTCCAAAGCTAGAGAAGAATGCCCACATTTGTGGATGAAAGAAGCTTTAGAAGAGTTAGTCCGCCGCCATATGCAGCCGCCAACGGATGAGAAAGTAAATTGA